Proteins encoded by one window of Rhineura floridana isolate rRhiFlo1 chromosome 9, rRhiFlo1.hap2, whole genome shotgun sequence:
- the TIFA gene encoding TRAF-interacting protein with FHA domain-containing protein A, whose amino-acid sequence MSNFETTDTEETVTCLHITVYHPSQEDKQVFQALHFCQQQQLKADDLVKFGRDCHVCRFNFVDARVSRIQFALQFFRHFNSSEFGFEIKNLSKRLKLIVDSAELAYLNKVDLPETCMVCFGDYQMLLRTQGGQSENYFAICFELSKTSMLQQKNLSLPKPVPESGILCTAPVEMDETEEMESSIHKGWID is encoded by the coding sequence ATGTCCAACTTTGAAACTACAGATACTGAAGAGACAGTAACCTGTCTCCATATCACCGTCTATCATCCAAGTCAAGAGGACAAGCAGGTATTCCAAGCCTTACACTTTTGCCAGCAACAACAACTGAAAGCTGATGACCTAGTTAAGTTTGGAAGAGACTGTCATGTCTGCCGTTTTAACTTTGTAGATGCACGGGTTTCACGCATTCAGTTTGCTCTGCAGTTTTTCAGACATTTCAACAGCTCCGAGTTTGGTTTTGAGATTAAGAATTTGAGCAAAAGGTTAAAGCTAATTGTGGACAGCGCTGAACTGGCCTACCTGAATAAGGTTGATTTGCCAGAGACATGCATGGTTTGCTTTGGAGATTACCAAATGCTACTGCGAACACAAGGAGGGCAATCGGAGAACTATTTTGCCATTTGCTTTGAATTGTCAAAAACAtcaatgctgcagcaaaaaaacctATCTTTGCCAAAACCTGTACCTGAAAGTGGCATTTTATGTACTGCTCCAGTAGAGATGGATGAGACTGAAGAGATGGAGAGTTCCATTCACAAGGGATGGATTGACTAG